From the Leguminivora glycinivorella isolate SPB_JAAS2020 chromosome 15, LegGlyc_1.1, whole genome shotgun sequence genome, one window contains:
- the LOC125234178 gene encoding odorant receptor 67a-like, whose product MKSPSKPVDFHQHIDLHVKTLKLSGLWFYIPYPTLSIWFWLHILIRVVYGIFAFTIPPLAQIAYVVKLLSSDDLEIQHIASSINLILTELFVSIKLFDMFHQRDLITKLFGQLNGVDFQRSTHRHILERAIKLSRTLYWVLFLGASMDVFVHMVVVPSLNRFRTLPVNMDFIFFDVNEPPYFYYACFYQIIYKPLIVVLCVTMQTLPWSLLSFAIAQLDNLANNFKNMKTLTRTTMAERKCDKNDAFRVLFDRFILQHRAIIRFVATAEKAFGGQFAVTLILSAGIICTTGVQFLSIESPSKDLVSVCWIMAYMMILALMLFGDCYFGNAIYVKSTELATAAYSCPWLEMPKDLKKNLVLVIARAQKPLALTAYNLVTVSLPTFTTVMNWTYKAFAVMNGMK is encoded by the exons ATGAAGTCGCCATCCAAACCCGTAGATTTTCATCAGCATATAGACTTGCATGTAAAAACTTTGAAACTTAGCGGATTATGGTTCTACATTCCATACCCTACGTTATCCATCTGGTTTTGGCTACACATATTAATTCGCGTGGTGTACGGGATATTCGCTTTTACTATACCACCGTTGGCACAGATAGCTTATGTAGTGAAATTGTTGTCTTCGGACGATCTTGAGATTCAGCACATCGCTTCAAG CATCAACTTAATCCTTACGGAACTGTTCGTTTCCATAAAACTATTCGATATGTTCCACCAACGAGACCTGATCACCAAGCTGTTTGGCCAGCTTAACGGCGTCGATTTCCAACGGTCTACTCACAGGCACATTTTGGAACGCGCCATCAAGTTATCGAGGACTTTGTACTGGGTGCTCTTTTTGGGCGCATCTATGGATGTATTTG TTCACATGGTGGTGGTGCCAAGTTTGAACAGATTCCGAACTTTGCCGGTGAATATGGACTTCATTTTTTTTGACGTTAATGAGCCACCATATTTCTACTACGCTTGTTTTTACCAG attatataCAAACCGCTGATAGTAGTACTATGTGTTACGATGCAAACCTTGCCTTGGTCCTTGTTGTCATTCGCAA tcgCCCAGCTGGATAATCTAGCAAATAACTTCAAGaatatgaagacgcttacgagAACAACCATGGCAGAGAGGAAGTGCGACAAAAATGATGCCTTCAGAGTTCTGTTTGACCGTTTTATATTACAACATCGAGCAATTATAAG GTTTGTCGCCACCGCCGAAAAAGCTTTCGGTGGGCAGTTTGCGGTGACTTTGATATTGAGCGCGGGTATTATTTGCACCACTGGCGTCCAATTCCTTTCG ATTGAATCGCCGTCCAAGGATTTAGTAAGCGTGTGTTGGATAATGGCCTACATGATGATTTTAGCTTTGATGTTATTCGGCGATTGCTATTTTGGGAATGCCATTTACGTAAAG AGCACAGAACTAGCAACAGCCGCCTACAGCTGTCCCTGGCTGGAGATGCCGAAAGATCTGAAGAAGAACCTGGTGCTGGTGATAGCTAGAGCACAGAAGCCTCTGGCTCTGACTGCCTACAACCTCGTCACTGTGTCCTTACCCACGTTTACTACG